From Oncorhynchus mykiss isolate Arlee chromosome 25, USDA_OmykA_1.1, whole genome shotgun sequence, a single genomic window includes:
- the LOC110505340 gene encoding titin isoform X1, translating into MLYLYLQIITAAEVDVQREEILRASGLILSQREEMLRASGLILSQREGILQTASVPAQREGILPAANITVQREEIFRASGLILSQREGILQTASVPAQREGILPAANISVQREEIFRASGLIPEEREDIRLTASVPAQREVILPAATAASITVRKEKILRASGLISAQKELIHLMASVTAQRKGIVPMVSVPAHREGIVPKASVPAERLEILRASGLIPPQREGNVRTASVPAQRDGILSAASITEQREGILPAASITVPKKKILRASGLIPAQKELIHLMASVTAQRKGIVPMVSVPAHREGIVPKASVPAEREEILRASGLIPPLREDILQTASVPAQREEILRASGLIPSQREGILQTASVPAQREGIFRASGLIPEEREGILQTASVPAQREGIFRASGLIPEEREEILLTASVPVKNENIHPQPPSIIPMLAPLRKWDGGACTPPVDFYSKRRDVRLRYVEHPAMMSITKPEHSDANPQFQTGTRPVAEPEAPAVHNNSGGWLSWVFGSGRANKKEVHLPEDKDRSIVWDPILHRWVNKTEPKAENKCVPPPPPMGTHGYQGNTGSVPKGVNPYSMKAAGLWGSRYPTMHYNDGTNSKPPSHGAGLLPRQLSGLLPPSHFDLMAPMVVPPDTLHY; encoded by the exons ATGCTCTATTTATACCTGCAGATCATCACAGCAGCCGAAGTTGATgtgcagagggaggagatcctccgagcatcaggcctcatcctgTCACAGAGGGAGGAAATgctccgagcatcaggcctcatcctgTCACAGAGGGAGGGTATCCTCcaaacagccagtgtccctgcacagagAGAGGGGATTCTCCCAGCAGCTAACATCACTGTGCAGAGGGAGGAGATcttccgagcatcaggcctcatcctgTCACAGAGGGAGGGTATCCTCcaaacagccagtgtccctgcacagagggaggggatTCTCCCAGCAGCTAACATCTCTGTGCAGAGGGAGGAGATcttccgagcatcaggcctcatccctgaAGAGAGGGAGGACATCCGCCTcacagccagtgtccctgcacagagggaggTGATTCTCCCAGCAGCTACTGCAGCTTCTATCACTGTGCGAAAGGAGAagatcctccgagcatcaggcctcatttCTGCACAAAAGGAGTTGATCCACCTGATGGCCAGTGTCACTGCGCAGAGGAAGGGAATCGTCCCAATGGTCAGCGTCCCTGCGCACAGGGAGGGGATCGTCCCAAAGGCTAGTGTCCCTGCTGAGAGGTTGgagatcctccgagcatcaggcctcatcccgcCACAGAGGGAGGGGAATGTCCGAACAGCCAGTGTCCCAGCACAGAGGGATGGGATTCTCTCAGCAGCCAGCATCACTGAACAGAGGGAGGGGATTCTTCCAGCAGCTTCTATCACTGTGCCGAAGAAGAAGATCCtcagagcatcaggcctcattCCTGCACAAAAGGAGTTGATCCACCTGATGGCCAGTGTCACTGCGCAGAGGAAGGGAATCGTTCCAATGGTCAGTGTCCCTGCGCACAGGGAGGGGATCGTCCCAAAGGCCAGTGTCCCTGCTGAGAGGGAGgagatcctccgagcatcaggcctcatcccgcCACTGAGGGAGGATATCCTCcaaacagccagtgtccctgcacagagggaggagatcctccgagcatcaggcctcatcccatCACAGAGGGAGGGTATCCTCcaaacagccagtgtccctgcacagagggaggggatcttccgagcatcaggcctcatccctgaagagagggagggtatcctccaaacagccagtgtccctgcacagagggaggggatcttccgagcatcaggcctcatccctgaagagagggaggagatcctcCTCACAGCCAGTGTCCCTGTGAAGAATGAAAACATTCATCCACAACCACCTTCCATCATCCCCATGTTGGCACCACTGCGGAAATGGGATGGTGGAGCGTGTACTCCACCTGTGGATTTCTATTCCAAGAGAAGAG ATGTCCGACTTAGATATGTTGAGCATCCTGCTATGATGTCCATCACCAAGCCGGAACACTCCGATGCCAACCCTCAGTTCCAGACTGGCACCCGGCCGGTGGCTGAGCCCGAGGCCCCTGCTGTTCACAATAACAGTGGAGGCTGGCTGAGCTGGGTCTTTGGGAGTGGAAGAGCTAATAAGAAGGAGGTTCATCTACCTGAGGACAAAGACAGATCT ATTGTCTGGGATCCAATTCTGCACAGATGGGTTAACAAAACTGAGCCCAAGGCTGAA AACAAGTGtgtaccaccacctccaccgATGGGAACACATGGATATCAGGGGAACACTGGCAGTGTCCCCAAAGGAGTGAATCCCTACTCTATGAAAGCAG CAGGTCTATGGGGCAGCAGATACCCCACAATGCATTACAATGATGGGACCAACTCAAAGCCTCCAAGCCATGGGGCTGGACTGCTTCCTAGACAGCTCTCTGGCTTGCTCCCTCCTTCACACTTTGACCTCATGGCACCAATGGTTGTGCCACCTGACACTCTACACTACTGA
- the LOC110505340 gene encoding titin isoform X2, with product MLYLYLQIITAAEVDVQREEILRASGLILSQREEMLRASGLILSQREGILQTASVPAQREGILPAANITVQREEIFRASGLILSQREGILQTASVPAQREGILPAANISVQREEIFRASGLIPEEREDIRLTASVPAQREVILPAATAASITVRKEKILRASGLISAQKELIHLMASVTAQRKGIVPMVSVPAHREGIVPKASVPAERLEILRASGLIPPQREGNVRTASVPAQRDGILSAASITEQREGILPAASITVPKKKILRASGLIPAQKELIHLMASVTAQRKGIVPMVSVPAHREGIVPKASVPAEREEILRASGLIPPLREDILQTASVPAQREEILRASGLIPSQREGILQTASVPAQREGIFRASGLIPEEREGILQTASVPAQREGIFRASGLIPEEREEILLTASVPVKNENIHPQPPSIIPMLAPLRKWDGGACTPPVDFYSKRRDVRLRYVEHPAMMSITKPEHSDANPQFQTGTRPVAEPEAPAVHNNSGGWLSWVFGSGRANKKEVHLPEDKDRSIVWDPILHRWVNKTEPKAENKCVPPPPPMGTHGYQGNTGSVPKGVNPYSMKAGLWGSRYPTMHYNDGTNSKPPSHGAGLLPRQLSGLLPPSHFDLMAPMVVPPDTLHY from the exons ATGCTCTATTTATACCTGCAGATCATCACAGCAGCCGAAGTTGATgtgcagagggaggagatcctccgagcatcaggcctcatcctgTCACAGAGGGAGGAAATgctccgagcatcaggcctcatcctgTCACAGAGGGAGGGTATCCTCcaaacagccagtgtccctgcacagagAGAGGGGATTCTCCCAGCAGCTAACATCACTGTGCAGAGGGAGGAGATcttccgagcatcaggcctcatcctgTCACAGAGGGAGGGTATCCTCcaaacagccagtgtccctgcacagagggaggggatTCTCCCAGCAGCTAACATCTCTGTGCAGAGGGAGGAGATcttccgagcatcaggcctcatccctgaAGAGAGGGAGGACATCCGCCTcacagccagtgtccctgcacagagggaggTGATTCTCCCAGCAGCTACTGCAGCTTCTATCACTGTGCGAAAGGAGAagatcctccgagcatcaggcctcatttCTGCACAAAAGGAGTTGATCCACCTGATGGCCAGTGTCACTGCGCAGAGGAAGGGAATCGTCCCAATGGTCAGCGTCCCTGCGCACAGGGAGGGGATCGTCCCAAAGGCTAGTGTCCCTGCTGAGAGGTTGgagatcctccgagcatcaggcctcatcccgcCACAGAGGGAGGGGAATGTCCGAACAGCCAGTGTCCCAGCACAGAGGGATGGGATTCTCTCAGCAGCCAGCATCACTGAACAGAGGGAGGGGATTCTTCCAGCAGCTTCTATCACTGTGCCGAAGAAGAAGATCCtcagagcatcaggcctcattCCTGCACAAAAGGAGTTGATCCACCTGATGGCCAGTGTCACTGCGCAGAGGAAGGGAATCGTTCCAATGGTCAGTGTCCCTGCGCACAGGGAGGGGATCGTCCCAAAGGCCAGTGTCCCTGCTGAGAGGGAGgagatcctccgagcatcaggcctcatcccgcCACTGAGGGAGGATATCCTCcaaacagccagtgtccctgcacagagggaggagatcctccgagcatcaggcctcatcccatCACAGAGGGAGGGTATCCTCcaaacagccagtgtccctgcacagagggaggggatcttccgagcatcaggcctcatccctgaagagagggagggtatcctccaaacagccagtgtccctgcacagagggaggggatcttccgagcatcaggcctcatccctgaagagagggaggagatcctcCTCACAGCCAGTGTCCCTGTGAAGAATGAAAACATTCATCCACAACCACCTTCCATCATCCCCATGTTGGCACCACTGCGGAAATGGGATGGTGGAGCGTGTACTCCACCTGTGGATTTCTATTCCAAGAGAAGAG ATGTCCGACTTAGATATGTTGAGCATCCTGCTATGATGTCCATCACCAAGCCGGAACACTCCGATGCCAACCCTCAGTTCCAGACTGGCACCCGGCCGGTGGCTGAGCCCGAGGCCCCTGCTGTTCACAATAACAGTGGAGGCTGGCTGAGCTGGGTCTTTGGGAGTGGAAGAGCTAATAAGAAGGAGGTTCATCTACCTGAGGACAAAGACAGATCT ATTGTCTGGGATCCAATTCTGCACAGATGGGTTAACAAAACTGAGCCCAAGGCTGAA AACAAGTGtgtaccaccacctccaccgATGGGAACACATGGATATCAGGGGAACACTGGCAGTGTCCCCAAAGGAGTGAATCCCTACTCTATGAAAGCAG GTCTATGGGGCAGCAGATACCCCACAATGCATTACAATGATGGGACCAACTCAAAGCCTCCAAGCCATGGGGCTGGACTGCTTCCTAGACAGCTCTCTGGCTTGCTCCCTCCTTCACACTTTGACCTCATGGCACCAATGGTTGTGCCACCTGACACTCTACACTACTGA
- the LOC118944220 gene encoding uncharacterized protein KIAA0754-like, translated as MVQWAWSEASRHLNMLNHLISCRLEIQILLNDVKHSINHMQGTLNTMQGQCIELQTAISKIITAAEVAVQREEILRASGLIPSQREEMLRASGLILSQREGILQTASVPAQREGILPAANITVQREEILRASGLIPSQREEMLRASGLILSQREGILQTASVPAQREGILPAANITVQREEIFRASGLIPEEREDIRLTASVPAQREVILPAATAATVTVRKEKILRASGLISAQKELIHLMASVTAQRKGIVPMVSVPAHREGIVPKASVPAERLEILRASGLIPPQREGNVRTASVPAQRDGILSAASITEQREGILPAASITVPKKKILRASGLIPAQKELIHLMASVTAQRKGIVPMVSVPAHREGIVPKASVPAERLEILRASGLIPPPREGILQTASVPAQREGIFRASGLIPEEREEILLTASVPVKNENIHPQPPSIIPMLAPLWKWDGGACTPPVDFYSKRRGHLTLPN; from the exons ATGGTCCAATGGGCATGGTCTGAAGCCTCTCGTCATCTCAATATGTTGAACCACCTGATTTCTTGCAGGCTTGAGATTCAGATCCTGCTGAACGATGTTAAGCATTCGATTAACCACATGCAGGGGACGCTGAACACCATGCAGGGGCAGTGTATTGAGTTGCAGACTGCCATATCTAAG ATCATCACAGCAGCCGAAGTTGCTgtgcagagggaggagatcctccgagcatcaggcctcatcccgtCACAGAGGGAGGAAATgctccgagcatcaggcctcatcctgTCACAGAGGGAGGGTATCCTCCAAACAGCCAGTGTTcctgcacagagggaggggatTCTTCCAGCAGCTAACATCACTgtgcagagggaggagatcctccgagcatcaggcctcatcccgtCACAGAGGGAGGAAATgctccgagcatcaggcctcatcctgTCACAGAGGGAGGGTATCCTCcaaacagccagtgtccctgcacagagggaggggatTCTCCCAGCAGCTAACATCACTGTGCAGAGGGAGGAGATcttccgagcatcaggcctcatccctgaAGAGAGGGAGGACATCCGCCTcacagccagtgtccctgcacagagggaggTGATTCTTCCAGCAGCTACTGCAGCTACTGTCACTGTGCGAAAGGAGAagatcctccgagcatcaggcctcatttCTGCACAAAAGGAGTTGATCCACCTGATGGCCAGTGTCACTGCGCAGAGGAAAGGAATCGTCCCAATGGTCAGCGTCCCTGCGCACAGGGAGGGGATCGTCCCAAAGGCTAGTGTCCCTGCTGAGAGGTTGgagatcctccgagcatcaggcctcatcccgcCACAGAGGGAGGGGAATGTCCGAACAGCCAGTGTCCCAGCACAGAGGGATGGGATTCTCTCAGCAGCCAGCATCACTGAACAGAGGGAGGGGATTCTTCCAGCAGCTTCTATCACTGTGCCGAAGAAGAAGATCCtcagagcatcaggcctcattCCTGCACAAAAGGAGTTGATCCACCTGATGGCCAGTGTCACTGCGCAGAGGAAGGGAATCGTCCCAATGGTCAGCGTCCCTGCGCACAGGGAGGGGATCGTCCCAAAGGCTAGTGTCCCTGCTGAGAGGTTGgagatcctccgagcatcaggcctcatcccgcCACCAAGGGAGG GTATCCTCcaaacagccagtgtccctgcacagagggaggggatcttccgagcatcaggcctcatccctgaagagagggaggagatcctcCTCACAGCCAGTGTCCCTGTGAAGAATGAAAACATTCATCCACAACCACCTTCCATCATCCCCATGTTGGCACCACTGTGGAAATGGGATGGTGGAGCGTGTACTCCACCTGTGGATTTCTATTCCAAGAGAAGAGGTCACTTAACCTTACCTAATTAG